One Nycticebus coucang isolate mNycCou1 chromosome 7, mNycCou1.pri, whole genome shotgun sequence genomic window, GTGATCTTCATTTGGGGCTTTGTCATTTTACAATACTCTTTggcagtattttaaaaagaataactcAATGAGTGTACAAAGCAGTCAGGGGCTCCTGCTGTTCTTCCATCTTCTCTCTTACCTACAGATAATGACTGGCAAGTTATTAACTTTCCTCAGCTTTTATTCACTCACCTTTAAAAGCAATCCACATTGCCAGAAGGGACAAGGGGAGTGTTGGTAAGGGTTAGGGGTTTGGGAGTGGCAgcaataaaaatgctttaaaattgaGGTGGTGATATTTGCACTACTCTgtgaactgaattttttttttttttttttttttttgtagagacagagtctcactttatggccctcggtagagtgccgtggcctcacacagctcacagcaacctccaactcctgggcttaagcgattctcctgcctcagcctcccgagcagctgggactacaggcgcccgccacaacgcccggctattttttggttgcagtttggccggggccgggtttgaacccgccaccctcggcatatggggccggcgccctaccgactgagccacaggcgccgcccaatttttaaAGCCTCCACTGAATTGTGCAGTTTAAATAGGTCAAGTACATAGTATAagaattgtatctttttttttttttttaataaacaccaGTCTTACAAGCAAATGTGGACCTTTTCCCCACCCACAACCTGAAAGGGCTTACTTACCGCATCCCAAACCACTGCTGCGACTCCCAGTTGCCTCCAGTCCTGCCGGATCTGGATCGTGTGGTTTGCAAAGGAGAAGGTAGCAAAAGGCTTGTGGAATTTCTGCAACCCCACTTCCGCGGTCTCCTCATAGGGCACCAGGGCCATGGCACCTGCATCCAGCCCTCTGCTCAGACCTATGGGGCAAAAGAATCCTGGGTGATGTTCTGGCCAGAAAATTGTTTTAAGGTTGTTTTACAAGTTCAAacgaagaagaaaagaaacaagtggGGGATGCCTTTGTCTAATTCCTTTTGCATGGCTCTTCCTCCGAGTCTTATCGGGAGTGAAATTTGGCTCTTAATTTGTGCCAATAGATGTGTCTGGGCAAAAGGCCCACAGCGTTTGGACTCCGGTAGGAGGCCCTACACACCGCACCGTTATCACGCGGCGAATTCGGAGCTGCACACCCGGGAGCTCGGCGGCCGCTGAGGGCCCCGGGGCAGCTGGAGAAAGTAGCGCTTTCCAAACTGCTGGGAACCTGCCTGGACCAAGCAGCAGCTGGCTGAAAGGCTTGGGTTCTTTTGTGACGGTTTTGTTTTGGTCCATGGGTGCGTTCAGTAGTGACAAAGGAACCCAACCTTTACTTAGATTAGGTTTTAATATTGATTATCCTGCCTTTTGATACCGGCCACAAAGATACGGTCGACGGTGTTCCATCTCCTCGACACGGGAGGGTCCGGGGAGGACTCAGCGTCCTCAGCTCGAAGACCTCCCCAAACCCCTAAAACTGAGCCCCACCCTCCCGGCCCAAGGGTAGGCAGGTGCGCCTTTCCTTCCCGTGGGCCCCAGGGCTCCAGCAACCTGCCGGGCGTGGGAGTGGGAGACCGGGGGGCGACCCACCAGGCCCTTCAGGTCCTCCAAGGCCGCGCGGGGCGCCCGCCGTACCCCGAGAGTGCCGGCAGTTTCCCTGCGGAAGGCCAAAGGCGCTCCCAGATCGCCTCCGTAGCGGTGCCGGAGACTCTGGAGCCCGAGGCGCCGCCACGCCAGTACTTACGGCTCCGGAGGCGGCTCCACGTCGCACGCGCGCCACGCTTTCCCCGCCCCAGGCTGGCTGCGGAAACCCGGATCCTTAAAAGGGCAGAAAGCCAGGAGGCGGGCTCACACGCGCTTCCGGACTCCCGGCGCGCCGGGGCGGGGCCGGAGGGCGGCCGGGGCGGGGCGCCGTGCGGCCCGGGCTCGCTCGTTCTAAAACTAAGAAACGCCCTGGCGAGTCAGCGAGTGAAGGAGAAAGTTCTCTCCGAAGAATGCGTGGTTATCCATTTGTCCCCGTGTTATCAGAGTGGGGTCCGAAGCGGCGTAATTGCCTGCTTGGCAGCCATCGAGTGGAAAAGTCACAAAGCCCTTGTCATCTACGGCGAGAACCGGGAGCCGGCACGTGGTGCCCGGGCCTGGTTTTTAAATGGAAGGAGTGAGCACGATGGGGCCGGCGCTAGGCGCTCGGAACTCCGGCGGCTGCCCGGGCGGTGCCCGCAGACCCCGGTGCCCTCGTGTCCCTCCCTCGGGGGCAGGCAGCACACCTGGCCTTGGGACACCCATGCTTGACATGACAGGTGCTGACGGCGTGGCACCGTGGCGAGCGCACAGCTGGAGTGAGCACCGAGAGTGACCGCACGGAGCTGGATCCTCTTCTTGGGGAAGGTTTGCATTCCTTCCTGGACCCTGACGCTAAGCCTGTCACCCCACCCTGCTGTTATCACGGTGATTCTCGGCTGCACATTAGCACGAACTGGAGTAAACCCGCGACACCTGGCCCGCCACCCGAGATCAGCCGCCGCGAGAGGCAGGAGCTGGTCGGGGAGAGGCCTTAACCTCTCCTTCCCCGGCCTCTCCCGACCCGCAGGCGGCGCGCCAGCCTCTCTCAACAGTTCCTAACCTTCCAAGGGAAGGCGGGGGCTTGCGGCTGCGAAAGTGACTTAAGAGAACTTAGAAGACCACCAGTGAGgggctttacttttttttttttttctttcctggtcgTTTCTCCgactccctttttctcttttagtttctcctttctctgttacTTTCTGTGCTGCTCTGTTCTGCTTTGGCCTcaactttgctttttttccccgtTTTGTAGGGCCtcattttcttgtccttattttctctatttgttcCCCCCTCTTTCTTTAATGAGGCAGGGTTTTGCTCTCTCTCCCCCGCTAGCGTGCAGTAGCATAAGATACGTCGACGGTGTTCACGacggagctcacagcaacctcaaactcctggcctcaagtgatcctctcacttcagcctcctgagtagctggactgcagGCACGGGCCActctgggttatttttttttttttttacttcccccACCACCACGCCCTTttttcaggctagtcttgaactcctgtctggatctcccaaaatgctaggattactaaGATCACAGGCATGATCTATTGGTccccttttttgtagagattcaGCGTTGGGCACAAGAAAGCATGGATTTGGGGGTCAGAGAAACCTTGGAAATATACATTCTTCCTCGGACACTTGAATTGGGATGACCTTGAGTAATTACTAAACCTTCCTACATCGCAGGCTCCCAATCCAAGAAGGCAGGCATTCTGGGCCTTCCACCATTCCTGCTCCCTATACTCCATCTTTTCTATTGATCTCATACACATGACCTAAAAATGAAACTTTCTCAACCTCTCCAGAACTCTACTAATATAGAGTACCTTTACATTTACATATAGGTTATCTAGGAAGAAGTCATTTACTTTTTCTCAACAATAATAGACAAGAAGCCCTTGGGCCTATCAGTGTTCTAATTTGTACCAATTAGAATCACAAGGAAGAATATTTAGGAACACATGCAACTTGTATAGCAAAGTAGACATTAAGCACAGCTCTGTTTATATCAAAATAAGCCAGCAGTCCCCtgtgaatatttgaaaataaatttttaatcctcaaaattTGGTATATGGTTGATTATATGTTGATTATATGTCCCCCTCCTACAGGCCTGCTCCTGGTGTCCCTTCCTGAAAGCTCCAGCTTGGCCTGTGACTGTGGGAATGACATTTGCCACCTCTGTGCAGGAGCACTAGGTTCCTTTCCTGGCTATGCCATCACTTTCTCCTCTGCTCAAGAACTGTAGGTCCAAACTAGGGAACTCTTCAACCCCAGGTTCTCAGCTGGAGCAGAGCCACAGCTGACCTGGGAAATAAtgtgaaacaaaaagaaaccaagtAACTACTGAGATTTGGGGTTGCTACAGTGTAACTTAGCAAAAGCTAACAGAATAGTGCTATGAATGAGCCATGAAGattcaacagttaaaaaaaaaaagtagcattttaAAGTATGAATGTTTAGGTGTTCATAAAAGTAGGTCCTTTTTTCAGTGATCTGTCTCATCATGACTCCCACCCCCATGTCAGCATCACCCTAAGATTACATAgcacttttattaaaatgtgatTCTGATAATTGCTTCTCCAGAAAGTCTGTCTGGGGTGTATATGCAAAAAGGTTGATTTACTCTCTGCATTATTTGTAATTCTAAACAGCAGTTTATTCATAATATGACAGTTTataaaattctgctttttttcttataagaagGTGGACTGGGCACCACCTTTACAACTATAAAGAGAACATGCTTGGGCGTCTCCAGCCTAGGGGACTCCTTGTGCCTCTTCCAAATACTGGCCTCTCATACCTACCTACTCAGCCCTGTGGGCAGCAGAATTTAGAGTTGGGGAGAAAACAAGTACCCACAGAGGTCTTTGGTTGATAGCTTTTTACTTTTATCTGCATAACCAAAATTGCCTTTCCCCAACCTTACAACTCCTTACCAGGGAATAATGGTAGATGGACACTTATGCTTTTGtcccttctgttttctggatCTAGCCCATGTACAAGGTCACAGTGGAAGTACCCACCTTGGTACAACCTTGGTACAGCTTCATCCTGATGCCCACTGGCTGCCTTTCCCAGGACTAGCCTGGATAACCAGCCCCAGGCTTCAGAGAATTCAGAGTGGCTATTGAATATCTATTAGTTATTGCCACCCACCATCTACTACTTCTCATTTTCCTGGCGGCAGTTCCCACTGCTGAGGTCCACACCCTAGGTCAACTTTCAGCTCTACAGTTTATTAGCTGTGAGGGCTTAGATGAAATGCATTAACCTGTGACACAATTTCCCCATCTATGAAACAGGAAAAATGTGATGATTACATTTGTAAACAGAAAAGATAACCTGAGGCTGAAATGAATTGTACCCAGCAAATAGTAAACTTTCatgggggtcctcaaactttttaaacagggggccaggtcactgtccctcagactggtGGAGGGCCAgtctatactttaaaaaaaactatgaacaaattcctatgcacacgcacataccttattttgaagtaaaaaaaaaaacaaaacgggaacaccTACAATCATacctcctcatgtggcccgcgggccatagtttgaggacccctgcatatcATCTGTTGTTACTACGTGGTGTTTGCAGTAGGTCTAACCTCAGCCCTCGCTCTGCAACCAGGTGCGTGTCCCTGGCCTGGCCAATGAGCATGGTCCTTCCACCTGGCCATGGGTGATTTAGCAGTGAGCATGTGACCCATGGTGGGCTTAACTGGAGCCCGTATCCTGAGACATGTTGGGACTCTCAGAGAACCGGCCTGTCGGGAAAGGAAGGAAACGTGAAGCACGAAACCAGCAGAGAATGCAGCCAGTGCAGGTCCTGGGGCAGCAGGAGGTTTTGCCTCCTCTTGACATTGTTGAACCACCTGGACCCAACTGGCCTGGGATTTTTGGTTATTTGAGCTGTTAAATTCCCTCCTTACTTAGCTTAAGCCTGGTGGAgctgcctccccctcccctgcagaagagaaacaaCCCTAATACATTCCATTGCAGTGTGGGGGTGCAGGGGGAGGGGACTGGTCCCTCCAACAAAGGAGTTACAAAGTTATGCCTGGGTGAGGCCATCTTCAATGTGCCACACAGATGGAGAAGCCAGTCTACAGAGAGCAGATGCCCACAGAAGCTTAGGGCAGAGCCACTAGCATTCCTGGCAACTCTCTCATTCTGGGCACTTCTGGCTGCCCTGGGGCTCTCAGGTCCCAAGGGACACCAGTGTAATCTgataataaatttttctttcttgtttaagcTGGCTTGAGGGCCTGATACATGCAACCAGAGTCTCAACGAATAggatttctttgtttgtttttaagaagtcACGCAgacaaaaataattcttcatacATGAGTTGGTAACAGCTAACTTCCGTCATATTTGCCAAACAACCTGATCCTAATAGGTGGACATCAGTGTTTGAAAGACATCAGTCCCCTCGCCACACTTATTATCAGCAAATGACTTGAACTAGCATGAACctctataaacatttatgaaatgcAAGTGTGATCTTTGGCTCCACCTTTCTGTGCATTTTAGGTTAAAGGATTGAACcgtccccaccaccaccaccacacatggCCCCAGGTATCCCgtcccctccccagccctgagGAGGTTTGCCTCCTCACTGGTTCCCACTGTCTTCTCCCTTCTTCCAACACATACCAGAGTCCCCTGTCATCTAAACACTTAAGATACTTAAGGTGTAATAGAATCTTCTTGTTTCTCCCTgaacccttccctcctcctctgaaGCAAAGCCCAGAATTTCTAGACTGGTCTCCTGTCCATAGGCCAACATCCACCCGTGGACAGCCCTGCTGGTGGTTAAGCAGTGCAGTTCTGCTGGATGTCTGCAGGCTGCTTCTCAGCCTGGCAGAGCATCTCCAGACCATCACTCCACCACTCTCTCCAAAAACCTGCTGCCATCACTTTGCCTGTGCGCGATCTTTATAGCTGCTCATTTCTCAGGGGCTCCCTGTGGCCTACAAGTTCATTGCATCAAATtttaaaacctgcttttttctttatagtcTACCCTGTTCCAGAAAGTATGTAAGGCAGTGtttcattcttttatgtttttaagattcTTGATGACCTCGCTCCAAAACTAGCCCATCAAAATAGTCTCAGAACTCAGATTCATGAGCTTATGAGCTCAATTTGTTCAGGTCCTTCATTCATTTGATGTGTGATCTCTCTAGGGGTATGTGCTTTGTGCCATCATAGCCATCCAGCAAAAACCAAAGGCTTGATCTTGAGATCTTAGGTTCAGCTGGGACTTCAGCCCAGGAAGTCACTGTGTCAGTTCCCAGGACTGCCATAAAAAAGTCCACAACTGGatggcttaagaaaaaaaaaaaaaaaaccaaacaacagaaatttattctctcttaGTTCTAGAAGGTAGGAGTTGGAAATGAAGATGTCAGCAACCTCCAAAGGTTCTAGAAAAGAGTCCTTGTCTCTTGCAGCTTCCGGTAGGCCTAGGCATTCCTTGGCGGTGGTAACACGAACCCAGTTTCTgcttctgtcttcacatggcagttTTCCTGTGCGTCTGTGTCTCCAATTCTCCTTCTCCTCATCAGGACACCAATATCTGGACTTGGGCCCACCCCAATCCAGTATGATCTCATCTT contains:
- the METTL21A gene encoding protein N-lysine methyltransferase METTL21A isoform X3, encoding MSSMGVPRPGLSRGLDAGAMALVPYEETAEVGLQKFHKPFATFSFANHTIQIRQDWRQLGVAAVVWDAAIVLSTYLEMGGVELRGCSAVELGAGTGLVGIVAALLDKFTDC